Proteins co-encoded in one Kutzneria chonburiensis genomic window:
- a CDS encoding TetR/AcrR family transcriptional regulator encodes MTGQLRADAKRNRDQILAAARELLVNQGVGVPMEEIARHAGVGVGTLYRRFPDRVALLRALSVHTVEHMTELARSALRTEPDAWSALSHFVRECVALRLGALRSIVDPQLHTALHQSDEVRSARKELLRIVEQMIITAQADGSMRTDVGVVDVAMLVSLHLKRPFDVPGTMPEELDARLTQLMLDGLRPASASPLPGKPIALADVDWHGDR; translated from the coding sequence ATGACGGGACAGTTGCGGGCGGACGCGAAGCGTAATCGCGACCAGATCCTGGCCGCCGCCCGCGAGCTGCTGGTCAACCAGGGCGTCGGGGTGCCGATGGAGGAGATCGCCCGGCATGCCGGGGTCGGCGTCGGCACGCTCTACCGGCGGTTCCCGGACCGGGTCGCGCTGCTCAGAGCCCTGTCCGTGCACACCGTCGAGCACATGACCGAGCTCGCCCGCTCCGCCCTTCGCACCGAGCCCGACGCCTGGAGCGCCCTGAGCCATTTCGTCCGCGAGTGCGTGGCCCTGCGGCTCGGCGCCCTGCGCTCCATCGTCGACCCGCAGCTGCACACCGCCCTGCACCAGAGCGACGAGGTCCGCTCGGCCCGCAAGGAGCTGCTGCGCATCGTGGAGCAGATGATCATCACTGCCCAGGCTGACGGATCCATGCGCACCGACGTCGGCGTCGTCGACGTGGCCATGCTGGTATCGCTCCACCTCAAGCGGCCGTTCGACGTGCCCGGCACCATGCCCGAGGAGCTGGACGCCCGCCTCACCCAGCTGATGCTCGACGGTCTGCGACCGGCGTCGGCATCCCCGCTGCCCGGCAAGCCGATCGCCCTCGCCGACGTCGAC